One part of the Musa acuminata AAA Group cultivar baxijiao chromosome BXJ1-5, Cavendish_Baxijiao_AAA, whole genome shotgun sequence genome encodes these proteins:
- the LOC135580986 gene encoding SAGA-associated factor 11-like: protein MSALNDGSSSPRSQHASRCFEDLLESIIVDVASECHRIARLGLDRNLEEEEEELRLSAQARVADPGSSGESNSKNVVDIFGQTHPAIASETFNCMNCGRPVTAGRFAPHLEKCMGKGRKACTKATRSSTIARNRHSRGSPVTVYAPYSNATNSNRVPNGTTAGEEYTDYTFEEP from the exons ATGTCTGCGCTCAACGATGGCAGCTCGTCCCCTCGATCTCAG CATGCCTCTCGTTGTTTCGAGGATCTCCTGGAGTCTATTATTGTGGATGTGGCGTCGGAGTGCCACCGGATAGCGAGACTAGGTCTCGACCGGAAcctggaagaagaggaggaggagctgaGGCTCTCCGCGCAGGCCCGGGTAGCTGATCCTGGCAGCAGCGGTGAATCCAATAGCAAGAACGTGGTCGATATCTTCGGGCAGACGCATCCCGCCATCGCCAGCGAGACTTTTAATTGCATGAATTGCGGCAGACCCGTCACGGCCGGACGGTTCGCTCCTCACTTGGAGAAGTGTATGGGCAAG GGACGAAAGGCTTGCACAAAGGCCACCAGGAGCAGTACAATTGCAAGAAATAGGCATTCTCGTGGGAGTCCTGTAACGGTTTATGCGCCCTATTCCAATGCTACCAACAGCAACAGAGTTCCCAATGGCACCACAGCAGGGGAGGAGTATACGGATTACACGTTTGAGGAGCCCTGA